A DNA window from Helianthus annuus cultivar XRQ/B chromosome 15, HanXRQr2.0-SUNRISE, whole genome shotgun sequence contains the following coding sequences:
- the LOC110914099 gene encoding uncharacterized protein LOC110914099 → MTEEHQEGVSGEEGPVPVFRWDLGLFEQIVRSFRFPPEWDARYPAQNQTAADAPPGYITLFEDFFLQGNFRLPATNFMGNILHFYNFHISQMSPPGMVRVRHFEFLCRAHGIEPSVEKFRAFYQLQRTMGFFSFASRGAARKILLNPPRSFHDWKPNFFFIREEVLPIAMPFRDWSKPVLKEDLPIPKHERWYQQLTPTPNRVFGENVLVAARMSDQWSPDSKEVPVLKIGDQEAQLYQDAFATFGGSMGVRSLRDDEESWYEQIRGNFMYPVADAFASPPTATEGVLRDLGVDPEEKKKKPLKKKKKVNLDPEVTSKGAGSSRATAGAAGKGTLRLRQSDLKDYVILSDSLKGLSRAAETKTGAGGSRSSGSAGSRNPDAGATPSTAAHEEEEAEEEEEAAEQLISRKRVRSETTTGVASASMVGAIPLVGKTSNLGSLYKFSPEIKKKTPEKGVTFTEPEPRRPKITIKSSQTLGVESVKDKNVTERDVAKAAEAQRKAEERRKKVEEEKKRKAEEDRRSEEAKRKKAEEEKRAEEAKRKKASDVEKEREQKKAMEKPINDPELEITKGPERRKEPEVAKLTHPAHTEVIDRSKIISTKGSGRYVSSGASSGGAGGYNPQVIGAKDTLGDIYYKSYTEEEHGNAPHQALWGLRQRDTFQEFGPCRDWFLNSFTPGEVNRQRAKTRESLYRTYVIGEANTRAANHQIVREWRTMVRERADWESYRERMLKRISDFEKSKAAFDEEKAKFDADKKAEEWGREGLKNKLQAAEQQLAKEKAEFKRICEKDNERAFAARNKIVDLEAKVVELTAKIEDAQAARAAKEQTEVELADVKLQLSNKDKDLQAKDVEIAELKRRLNDQVDRCESLEIDLEAEKVKAATAEETRAVSTAALNVAQTNYSEAQGIVDTLVSEAEWMRSRGLVLVANSILNAGELDRAVAALTDVARAVGHRGGYLECAQHVEEVFGQEFDVSHCSVTDQANAELTRAESAYDNLTLPVVDLVVQALKQDDWCQRLKAILDPPITVELSDEEPAGDDGRNDDDDGADGGNDGDDGDELE, encoded by the exons ATGACTGAAGAACATCAAGAGGGTGTTTCTGGAGAGGAGGGGCCGGTCCCGGTTTTCCGGTGGGATCTTGGTCTATTTGAGCAGATCGTTAGGAGTTTCCGATTTCCACCGGAATGGGATGCACGGTATCCGGCCCAGAATCAGACGGCCGCCGACGCACCGCCGGGTTACATCACATTGTTCGAAGATTTTTTCCTTCAAGGCAACTTCCGGTTGCCGGCGACGAACTTCATGGGGAACATCTTGCACTTCTACAACTTCCATATTTCCCAGATGAGCCCACCTGGGATGGTTAGGGTTCGTCATTTTGAGTTCTTGTGCCGAGCCCATGGCATCGAGCCTTCTGTTGAGAAGTTCCGGGCCTTTTATCAGCTTCAACGGACGATGGGCTTCTTCTCGTTTGCCAGCCGTGGAGCTGCAAGGAAGATCTTGTTAAATCCACCAAGGAGTTTCCATGATTGGAAACCCAATTTTTTCTTTATTCGAGAAGAGGTGCTTCCGATTGCCATGCCTTTCAGAGATTGGAGCAAGCCGGTGCTGAAAGAGGATCTTCCGATCCCAAAACATGAACGGTGGTATCAACAATTGACCCCTACCCCTAACCGGGTATTTGGGGAAAATGTATTGGTCGCAGCGCGcatgagtgaccagtggtcaccgGACAGCAAGGAAGTGCCAGTTTTGAAGATTGGTGATCAAG AGGCGCAACTGTACCAAGATGCCTTTGCTACTTTTGGAGGATCTATGGGCGTGCGCTCCCTTCGCGATGATGAGGAAAGCTGGTATGAGCAGATTAGAGGCAATTTCATGTACCCGGTTGCTGATGCATTTGCCTCGCCGCCTACCGCAACCGAAG gtgtgttgcgcgacttGGGGGTTGAcccagaagagaagaagaaaaaacccttgaaaaagaagaagaaagtcAACTTGGATCCTGAGGTGACTAGTAAGGGGGCTGGTAGTAGTCGCGCAACCGCTGGTGCTGCTGgtaaaggtactcttcgccttcgacAGAGTGACTTAAAGGATTATGTGATACTTAGTGATTCACTTAAAGGCTTGTCGCGCGCAGCTGAGACGAAGACTGGAGCGGGTGGTTCAAGGAGCTCTGgaagcgcgggttctcgtaaccctgatGCTGGTGCAACTCCTTCCACTGCCGCGCATGAAGAAGAGGAGgctgaagaagaagaggaggCTGCTGAACAGTTGATCAGCAGAAAAAGAGTTAGAAGCGAGACCACCACTGGTGTGGCTTCCGCATCGATGGTTGGTGCGATTCCCTTGGTTGGGAAAACGAGCAACTTGGGCTCTCTCTATAAATTTTCTCCTG AGATCAAGAAGAAAACCCCTGAGAAGGGGGTTACATTTACTGAGCCAGAGCCGAGGAGGCCGAAGATTACCATTAAATCTTCCCAGACTCTTGGGGTTGAGTCTGTTAAGGACAAAAATGTTACTGAGAGGGATGTGGCGAAGGCTGCTGAGGCGCAGAGAAAAGCTGAGGAGCGTCGGAAGAAAGttgaggaagagaaaaagaggaaAGCTGAGGAGGATAGGAGGTCTGAAGAAGCGAAGAGGAAGAAAGCTGAGGAAGAGAAGCGGGCTGAAGAGGCGAAGAGGAAGAAAGCCTCTGATGTGGAGAAGGAGAGAGAGCAGAAGAAGGCTATGGAAAAGCCTATCAATGATCCGGAGTTGGAGATCACTAAGGGTCCTGAGAGGAGGAAAGAGCCTGAGGTTGCGAAGCTTACCCACCCCGCGCATACTGAAGTTATTGATCGCTCAAAGATAATTTCTACCAAGGGGTCGGGTCGGTATGTTTCTAGTGGCGCAAGCTCTGGTGGCGCTGGGGGCTATAACCCACAAGTCATTGGGGCGAAGGATACCCTTGGTGATATCTACTACAAAAGCTATACCGAGGAAGAACATGGTAATGCCCCTCACCAAGCTCTCTGGGGTTTGAGGCAAAGGGACACCTTTCAAGAATTTGGGCCTTGCCGCGATTGGTTCCTAAACTCCTTTACTCCTGGTGAGGTTAATCGGCAGAGGGCGAAGACCCGTGAAAGCCTGTATCGAACTTACGTGATCGGGGAGGCCAATACTCGCGCCGCCAATCATCAAATAGTTCGTGAGTGGCGAACAATGGTTAGGGAGCGGGCGGATTGGGAGAGTTATCGCGAGCGGATGTTGAAGCGTATTAGCGATTTTGAGAAGTCAAAAGCCGCCTTTGATGAAGAGAAGGCCAAGTTCGATGCCGACAAGAAAGCGGAGGAATGGGGGCGCGAGGGCCTGAAAAACAAACTTCAAGCTGCTGAGCAGCAGCTGGCTaaggagaaggccgagttcaaGCGCATATGTGAGAAAGACAATGAACGCGCGTTTGCGGCTCGTAACAAGATTGTCGATCTCGAAGCCAAGGTTGTGGAGCTTACAGCGAAGATTGAGGATGCGCAAGCTGCACGGGCTGCTAAAGAGCAGACTGAG GTTGAGTTGGCTGATGTGAAGTTGCAGCTGTCAAACAAAGATAAGGATCTACAGGCCAAGGATGTCGAGATCGCTGAGCTGAAACGCCGCCTGAATGATCAGGTTGATAGATGCGAGTCCTTGGAAATTGATCTTGAAGCGGAAAAGGTTAAGGCTGCCACTGCTGAGGAAACGCGTGCTGTTAGTACTGCCGCTCTCAATGTAGCGCAGACTAACTATTCTGAGGCGCAGGGCATTGTTGATACGCTTGTCTCCGAGGCCGAGTGGATGCGCAGCCGCGGATTAGTGCTG GTTGCCAATTCTATCCTTAACGCTGGAGAGCTAGATCGCGCTGTTGCTGCTCTAACAGATGTTGCGCGTGCAGTAGGTCATCGTGGAGGGTATCTGGAATGTGCGCAGCACGTTGAGGAGGTATTTGGACAGGAGTTTGACGTGAGCCATTGTTCGGTGACCGATCAGGCTAATGCTGAGTTGACGCGTGCTGAAAGTGCTTATGATAACCTTACACTTCCTGTGGTGGACTTAGTCGTGCAGGCTCTAAAGCAAGACGACTGGTGTCAGCGTCTCAAGGCCATCCTTGATCCACCGATAACTGTTGAACTATCAGATGAGGAGCCAGCTGGTGATGATGGTAGAAACGACGATGACGACGGTGCTGACGGTGGGAATGATGGTGATGACGGTGATGAACTTGAATAG